One Halalkalicoccus sp. NIPERK01 DNA segment encodes these proteins:
- a CDS encoding cobyrinic acid a,c-diamide synthase produces MKGFVLAGTASGVGKTVATLAAVRALSNAGHAVQPAKAGPDFIDPSHHAAVAGRASRTLDPWLCGEEGTRRNYYRGEGDLCVVEGMMGLYDGDTSTARIADLLDLPVVLVCDASAGMESVAATALGFREYAAHAGHDIDVAGIVAQRAHGGRHERGIREALPDSLSYLGRVPPLDGLEIPERHLGLHMGGESPIDLAALDEAADHLDAEGLAALARAPPRPDPEEPLPAIGKRIAVARDAAFCFRYPATVERLQERGEVATFSPVRGDPLPDCDGVYLPGGYPELHAAALADSPALDTLATRASEGLPVFGECGGMMALSESLRTVDGDTYEMAGVLPARIEMHERYRALDHVTLRAREDTLSARAGESIRGHEFHYSSADVGPDARFAFDVERGDGIDGEHDGLSEYDVLGTYAHVHAESGAFDRLLEAL; encoded by the coding sequence ATGAAGGGATTCGTGCTCGCGGGAACAGCCTCGGGCGTCGGCAAGACCGTCGCCACGCTCGCGGCCGTCCGCGCGCTATCGAACGCCGGCCACGCCGTCCAACCGGCGAAGGCCGGCCCCGACTTCATCGACCCGAGCCACCACGCCGCGGTCGCGGGCCGGGCCTCGCGCACGCTCGACCCGTGGCTCTGTGGCGAGGAGGGCACGAGACGGAACTACTACCGCGGCGAGGGCGACCTGTGCGTCGTCGAGGGGATGATGGGGCTGTACGACGGCGATACGAGCACCGCCCGGATCGCCGACCTGCTCGACCTGCCCGTCGTGCTCGTCTGTGACGCCAGCGCGGGCATGGAGAGCGTCGCCGCGACCGCGCTCGGCTTTCGCGAGTACGCCGCCCACGCCGGCCACGATATCGACGTGGCCGGGATCGTCGCCCAGCGCGCCCACGGCGGCCGCCACGAGCGGGGGATCCGCGAGGCGCTCCCCGACTCGCTTTCGTATCTCGGCCGGGTTCCGCCGCTGGATGGGTTGGAGATCCCCGAGCGCCACCTCGGACTCCACATGGGCGGGGAGTCGCCGATCGACCTCGCGGCGCTCGACGAGGCCGCAGACCACCTCGACGCGGAGGGCCTCGCCGCCCTCGCGCGCGCCCCGCCGCGACCCGATCCCGAAGAACCCCTCCCTGCTATCGGCAAACGGATCGCGGTCGCGCGCGATGCGGCCTTCTGTTTCCGGTATCCCGCGACGGTCGAACGCTTGCAGGAACGCGGCGAGGTCGCCACGTTCTCGCCCGTGCGCGGCGACCCGCTCCCCGACTGCGACGGCGTCTACCTCCCCGGCGGGTATCCCGAACTGCACGCCGCCGCGCTCGCCGACAGCCCCGCACTCGACACGCTCGCAACGCGGGCCAGCGAGGGACTGCCGGTCTTCGGCGAGTGTGGCGGGATGATGGCGCTTTCGGAGTCCCTCCGGACCGTCGACGGGGACACCTACGAGATGGCCGGCGTCCTGCCCGCCCGGATCGAGATGCACGAGCGGTATCGGGCGCTCGATCACGTCACGCTCCGGGCGCGCGAGGACACCCTCTCGGCGCGCGCGGGCGAGTCGATTCGGGGCCACGAGTTTCACTACTCGAGTGCCGACGTGGGCCCGGACGCCCGGTTCGCCTTCGACGTCGAGCGCGGGGACGGCATCGACGGCGAGCACGACGGGCTGAGCGAGTACGACGTGCTCGGCACCTACGCGCACGTCCACGCCGAGAGCGGCGCGTTCGATCGCCTTCTCGAGGCGCTCTGA
- a CDS encoding NAD(P)/FAD-dependent oxidoreductase, translated as MIERHDTVIIGGGQAGLATGYYLQQHDQDFVILDASDRVGDAWRARWDSLRVFTPARYSSLPGMDFPGTPYAFPTKDEVADYLETYAQRFDLPVELGVRVDGLERSGDGFLVTAGDRRIEADNVVVAMASYQVPKVPDFAAELSDDVVQLHASDYRNPDQLQNGGVLVVGAGNSGAEIALDVAGAKRRLQARRGASRPVHGAEGAVSQRSRRDLAVADGHETWLSGRDVGHVPFHIDSWIGRHLGVPFVMRVLFHRIFTTETPIGRRIRPKVLSQGGPLVRTKPSDLAAAGVERVPRTTGVRDGRPVVGNDDVLDVENVIWCTGFRPDFSWIDLPIFDGKEQPKEPVHVRGVVPDEPGLYFVGLFFLYAMTSGLFTGVGRDAEYVVDHLTSTARQQQPRPNYTGSVDGLPQQS; from the coding sequence ATGATCGAACGACACGACACCGTCATTATCGGTGGCGGCCAGGCCGGACTGGCGACCGGGTACTACCTGCAGCAGCACGACCAGGACTTCGTCATCCTCGACGCGAGCGACCGCGTCGGCGACGCATGGCGGGCCCGCTGGGACTCCCTCCGGGTGTTCACACCCGCCCGTTACTCGAGCCTGCCGGGGATGGACTTTCCGGGCACACCGTACGCCTTCCCCACGAAGGACGAGGTGGCCGACTACCTGGAGACCTACGCCCAGCGGTTCGACCTGCCCGTCGAACTCGGCGTCCGCGTGGACGGGCTGGAACGGAGCGGCGACGGCTTCCTCGTCACCGCGGGCGACCGGCGGATCGAGGCGGACAACGTCGTGGTGGCGATGGCGAGCTACCAGGTCCCGAAGGTCCCGGATTTCGCGGCGGAGCTCTCCGACGACGTCGTCCAGCTGCACGCGAGCGACTACCGCAACCCCGATCAACTCCAGAACGGGGGCGTGCTCGTCGTCGGGGCGGGTAACTCGGGAGCAGAGATCGCCCTCGACGTCGCCGGCGCGAAGCGCCGGCTGCAAGCGAGACGCGGAGCGTCCCGCCCTGTTCACGGCGCCGAAGGTGCCGTGAGCCAGAGGTCCCGGAGGGACCTCGCTGTCGCCGACGGACACGAAACGTGGCTGTCGGGCCGGGACGTCGGCCACGTGCCGTTCCACATCGACTCGTGGATCGGCCGTCACCTCGGGGTCCCGTTCGTGATGCGCGTGCTCTTCCACCGGATCTTCACGACGGAGACGCCAATCGGGCGCCGTATCCGCCCGAAGGTGCTCTCACAGGGCGGCCCGCTGGTGCGCACGAAGCCGAGTGACCTGGCCGCGGCCGGCGTCGAGCGGGTGCCTCGCACGACCGGCGTCCGCGACGGTCGCCCCGTCGTCGGGAACGACGACGTTCTCGATGTCGAGAACGTCATCTGGTGCACTGGCTTCCGCCCCGACTTCTCGTGGATAGACCTCCCGATCTTCGACGGGAAGGAACAGCCCAAGGAACCCGTCCACGTGCGCGGCGTCGTCCCGGACGAGCCGGGGCTGTACTTTGTCGGCCTGTTCTTCCTGTACGCGATGACGTCGGGGCTGTTCACCGGCGTTGGCAGGGATGCAGAGTACGTCGTCGACCACCTGACGTCGACGGCGCGCCAGCAGCAGCCTCGTCCGAACTATACCGGATCAGTGGACGGACTCCCACAGCAATCGTAG
- a CDS encoding DUF6735 family protein translates to MARRTLVAERQDNGAYTLAERREPSGREPTPVATALSWRAIFEFVDFGAHEAVVVREESETTYFVLPFSIPTADSRSPAGGACIALRPEAGLSEAYLRGWTHAMKEALGDAIEAGLLDERAAFVYLESRVRTFAETTEVVVP, encoded by the coding sequence GTGGCCCGCAGAACCCTCGTCGCCGAACGGCAGGACAACGGTGCCTACACGCTCGCCGAGCGTCGCGAGCCGTCGGGACGGGAGCCCACGCCGGTGGCAACCGCCCTCTCGTGGCGCGCGATCTTCGAGTTCGTCGACTTCGGCGCTCACGAGGCGGTCGTCGTCCGCGAGGAATCGGAGACGACCTACTTCGTCCTGCCCTTTTCGATCCCGACCGCCGACTCCCGCTCTCCCGCGGGCGGGGCCTGCATCGCGCTCAGGCCCGAGGCGGGCCTGAGCGAGGCGTACCTCAGGGGATGGACCCACGCGATGAAGGAGGCCCTCGGGGACGCGATCGAGGCGGGACTGCTCGACGAGCGGGCGGCGTTCGTCTACCTCGAGAGTCGGGTGCGAACGTTCGCCGAGACGACCGAGGTGGTCGTCCCGTAG
- the nucS gene encoding endonuclease NucS, which translates to MVLSEPSAEEARNRLAEGIERGALATLFGECTVEYDGRAASELGPGERHVMCKPDGTVLVHTAEGQKPVNWQPPGCTQEARIEDGILVLHSRRSNPDEELVVRFTRVAHLAIFETDGAEGTTLSVTGTEEDMKRRILEEPDLIEPGFRPLATERETPAGAVDVYGEDREGAVVILELKRRRVGPDAVGQLSRYVEALERDLHAGVAIRGILVAPSVTDRARRLLAKKGFEFVALSP; encoded by the coding sequence ATCGTGCTCTCGGAGCCGAGCGCCGAGGAGGCCCGCAACCGGCTGGCGGAGGGGATCGAGCGGGGCGCGCTGGCCACGCTCTTCGGCGAGTGCACCGTCGAGTACGACGGCCGCGCGGCGAGCGAACTGGGCCCCGGCGAGCGCCACGTCATGTGCAAACCCGACGGGACGGTACTCGTTCATACCGCGGAGGGACAGAAGCCGGTCAACTGGCAGCCCCCCGGTTGTACGCAGGAGGCGCGGATCGAGGACGGAATCCTCGTCCTCCACAGTCGGCGCTCGAACCCCGACGAGGAACTCGTGGTCCGATTCACCCGAGTGGCCCACCTCGCGATCTTCGAGACGGACGGCGCCGAGGGGACGACCCTCTCGGTCACGGGCACCGAGGAGGACATGAAACGGCGCATTCTGGAGGAGCCCGACCTGATCGAACCCGGGTTCCGGCCGCTCGCGACCGAACGCGAGACGCCGGCCGGCGCGGTCGACGTCTACGGCGAGGACCGGGAGGGGGCGGTCGTGATCCTCGAACTCAAGCGCCGGCGCGTCGGCCCCGACGCCGTGGGCCAGTTGAGCCGCTACGTCGAGGCGCTCGAACGCGACCTCCACGCCGGCGTCGCGATCCGCGGGATCCTCGTCGCGCCCTCGGTCACGGACCGCGCCCGTCGGCTGCTCGCGAAGAAGGGGTTCGAGTTCGTCGCGCTGTCGCCCTAA
- a CDS encoding 50S ribosomal protein L37ae, with product MAKRKSGRVGSAGRFGARYGRVARRRVADIEHDMHDSHACPECGADNVSRAGTGIWQCGTCDYEFAGGTYRPATPAGRTVSRSIRAALSDSDE from the coding sequence ATGGCTAAGAGAAAATCGGGACGCGTCGGCAGCGCGGGGCGCTTCGGCGCGCGCTACGGCCGCGTCGCGCGCCGACGGGTCGCGGACATCGAACACGACATGCACGATTCGCACGCCTGCCCCGAGTGCGGTGCGGACAACGTCTCCCGGGCCGGCACCGGGATCTGGCAGTGTGGGACGTGTGACTACGAGTTCGCGGGCGGCACCTACCGCCCCGCGACGCCCGCCGGACGCACCGTCTCGCGCTCGATCCGCGCCGCCCTCTCCGACAGCGACGAATGA
- a CDS encoding DUF2103 domain-containing protein, with protein sequence MRCRQCHSEIDKPGDYCLVCRSANADGVVCEIARDRVTLTMLLEDEILGETTITTVPESGDPAEVVERRNFAGRVADEIQRKRPEAVYAAGNRDVLREIRGQLHYDFYRVTDDDPVAAVIERRNEPALATVETPPEEKIGGSHSTLIGGRTGVKVVHLVAGHPHVKKVIPGPIDAGGSGSRSGLRAKATRAGENGNVRLLLRDGSSVQENRVVTTAPDRETGERVRADLNALLDEGGYGVG encoded by the coding sequence ATGCGGTGTCGTCAGTGTCACTCGGAGATCGACAAGCCGGGCGATTACTGCCTGGTCTGTCGATCCGCGAACGCCGACGGCGTGGTCTGTGAGATCGCGCGCGACCGGGTCACGCTGACGATGCTTCTTGAGGACGAAATCCTCGGCGAGACGACGATCACGACCGTGCCCGAATCGGGCGACCCCGCGGAGGTGGTCGAGCGGCGGAACTTCGCGGGTCGGGTCGCCGACGAGATCCAGCGAAAGCGCCCCGAGGCGGTCTACGCCGCCGGGAATCGCGACGTCCTCCGGGAGATCCGCGGCCAACTCCACTACGACTTCTACCGGGTGACCGACGACGATCCCGTCGCGGCGGTGATCGAGCGTCGGAACGAACCCGCGCTCGCGACCGTCGAGACGCCCCCGGAGGAGAAGATCGGCGGCAGTCATTCCACCCTCATCGGGGGGCGAACCGGCGTGAAGGTGGTCCACCTCGTCGCGGGCCATCCCCACGTCAAGAAGGTGATCCCGGGGCCGATCGACGCCGGCGGGAGCGGGTCGCGCTCGGGCCTGCGCGCGAAGGCGACCCGCGCGGGCGAGAACGGCAACGTCCGACTCCTCCTGCGGGACGGATCGAGCGTGCAGGAAAACAGGGTAGTGACGACCGCCCCCGACCGCGAGACCGGCGAGCGGGTCCGGGCGGACCTCAACGCGCTGTTGGACGAGGGAGGCTACGGGGTGGGTTGA
- a CDS encoding SHOCT domain-containing protein: protein MKHLTVALQKVAIQTDSDWWLEWIDLIGPVLGALLFAFVIAAFVIVFFIPMLERADWIASGDEQDAIEILRELYARGEIDEEEFERRESFLRNRER from the coding sequence ATGAAACACCTTACAGTTGCGCTACAAAAGGTGGCGATACAAACGGACAGCGACTGGTGGCTGGAGTGGATTGATCTCATCGGACCGGTCCTTGGTGCACTCCTCTTTGCGTTCGTCATAGCCGCGTTCGTGATCGTCTTCTTCATTCCGATGCTCGAACGGGCGGACTGGATAGCGTCTGGTGATGAGCAAGACGCTATCGAGATTCTGCGAGAACTGTATGCCCGTGGCGAAATCGACGAAGAAGAGTTTGAACGTCGAGAGTCGTTCCTCCGAAATCGCGAACGCTAG
- a CDS encoding KEOPS complex subunit Pcc1: MTVHDAYIRFEYPDQRRARLVERSIRPELDDLADERSSAAVSRDGATLSVRIGAEDLVALRAATNTWLTLLEVAERAADAGDRVDS, translated from the coding sequence GTGACCGTTCACGACGCTTATATCCGCTTCGAGTACCCCGACCAGCGCCGTGCCCGCCTCGTCGAGCGCTCGATCCGGCCCGAACTCGACGACCTCGCGGACGAGCGCTCGTCCGCGGCGGTCTCGCGCGACGGGGCGACCCTCTCGGTTCGGATCGGAGCCGAGGACCTCGTCGCCCTGCGTGCGGCGACGAACACGTGGCTGACGCTCCTTGAGGTCGCAGAACGGGCCGCGGACGCCGGCGACCGGGTCGATTCGTAG
- a CDS encoding DNA-directed RNA polymerase subunit P has product MSYKCSRCKRDVELDEYGGVRCPYCGHRVLLKERSRDVKEVDVE; this is encoded by the coding sequence ATGAGCTACAAGTGTTCGCGGTGCAAACGCGACGTCGAACTCGACGAGTACGGCGGCGTCCGCTGTCCGTACTGCGGCCATCGCGTGCTCCTCAAGGAGCGCAGCCGCGACGTCAAAGAAGTCGACGTCGAGTGA
- a CDS encoding MATE family efflux transporter, with protein MAEQTLRTLMRTTDVVVAGFFSPAAVAAVGLADVYARLPLWLGLGVGDGAIALSSQDTGSGADANRDQAVTWALTIGVLAGLPFLAFGLLFSYAAIEVLGADREVVRIGGQYLAIVLLSAPAYHVTLIASRSIQGTGDTRTPMYVNGAANVLNIAGTVGLAFGLGPLPELTVIGIAASTAVSDTLAALALVVVIARPRAELSLVRPVDLTIARQLVVISAPRVAEGLTEVVAQFPFNAVLLAFGTEVNAAYHIGRRMEQQVASPLSRGYATAANILAGQSLGEGEPERAYFDGWAATGLAALTVGGLGLVLVAGAEWFVLAFTRDPATLEYAVGFARAYGVAAVFIALYVTIAGSLRGGSETVSPFLAKLSGTLIFLLGVSYVVGLRLGYGVVAAYVAIVADYVWRNLLVGTVYYRRNWIERGTRMMADRGSIKDD; from the coding sequence ATGGCCGAACAGACCCTGCGCACGCTGATGCGCACAACCGACGTCGTGGTCGCGGGCTTCTTCTCGCCGGCGGCGGTGGCCGCGGTCGGCCTCGCGGACGTCTACGCCCGACTGCCGCTGTGGCTCGGGCTGGGCGTCGGCGACGGCGCGATCGCGCTGTCGAGCCAGGACACGGGAAGCGGCGCCGACGCCAACAGGGACCAGGCGGTCACGTGGGCGCTCACCATCGGGGTCCTCGCCGGCCTCCCGTTCCTCGCCTTCGGCCTGCTCTTTAGCTACGCAGCGATCGAGGTGCTGGGGGCCGACCGCGAGGTCGTCCGGATCGGCGGGCAGTACCTCGCGATCGTCCTCCTGAGTGCGCCCGCCTACCACGTCACGCTGATCGCCTCGCGCTCGATCCAGGGCACCGGCGACACGCGCACCCCGATGTACGTCAACGGCGCGGCGAACGTCCTCAACATCGCCGGGACGGTGGGTCTGGCGTTCGGCCTCGGGCCGCTTCCCGAACTCACGGTAATAGGAATCGCCGCCTCGACCGCCGTCTCGGATACGCTCGCCGCGCTCGCGCTCGTCGTGGTCATCGCCCGCCCGCGGGCGGAGCTCTCGCTCGTTCGACCCGTTGACCTCACGATCGCCAGACAGCTCGTCGTCATCAGCGCCCCGCGGGTCGCCGAGGGGCTCACCGAGGTGGTCGCCCAGTTCCCGTTCAACGCCGTCCTCCTGGCCTTCGGTACCGAGGTCAACGCCGCCTACCACATCGGCCGGCGGATGGAACAGCAGGTCGCCTCGCCGCTTTCTCGAGGATATGCCACCGCCGCGAACATCCTCGCCGGCCAGTCGCTGGGCGAGGGCGAACCCGAGAGGGCCTACTTCGACGGCTGGGCCGCGACGGGGCTCGCGGCGCTGACCGTCGGCGGCCTCGGACTCGTCCTGGTCGCCGGCGCGGAGTGGTTCGTCCTCGCGTTCACGCGCGATCCCGCGACGCTCGAGTACGCCGTCGGCTTCGCGCGGGCCTACGGGGTCGCGGCCGTCTTCATCGCGCTGTACGTGACCATCGCGGGCTCGCTTCGCGGCGGCAGCGAGACGGTCTCGCCCTTTCTGGCGAAGCTCTCGGGGACGCTGATCTTCCTGCTCGGGGTCTCCTACGTCGTCGGCCTCAGGCTGGGATACGGCGTCGTCGCCGCCTACGTCGCCATCGTCGCCGACTACGTCTGGCGGAACCTGCTCGTCGGAACGGTCTACTACCGGCGCAACTGGATCGAGCGGGGCACCCGGATGATGGCGGACCGGGGCAGCATCAAGGACGACTAG
- a CDS encoding TspO/MBR family protein translates to MAVSVAGRRIGRRELLGALVAAVLINLIGALGVPFTTPDSAWFQALEKPWFYPPGAAFGIVWPVLFSLMGIAAYLVYRRGLGERAVTVALGLFALQMALNVAWSPAFFAARELLLALGIIVVLWVLIVATIAAFARVDRRAAALLVPYLAWVTFAAVLNYSIWALN, encoded by the coding sequence ATGGCAGTCTCAGTCGCCGGGCGGCGAATCGGCCGCCGCGAACTCCTCGGCGCGCTCGTCGCCGCCGTCCTGATCAACCTGATCGGGGCGCTCGGCGTGCCCTTCACGACCCCCGACAGCGCGTGGTTCCAGGCGCTCGAGAAACCGTGGTTCTACCCACCGGGCGCGGCGTTCGGGATCGTCTGGCCGGTCCTCTTCTCGCTGATGGGGATCGCCGCCTACCTCGTCTACCGGCGAGGACTCGGCGAGCGGGCGGTGACGGTCGCCCTCGGCCTGTTCGCCCTCCAGATGGCCCTCAACGTCGCGTGGTCGCCGGCCTTCTTCGCCGCCCGGGAACTCCTGCTCGCGCTCGGGATCATCGTCGTGCTCTGGGTCCTGATCGTCGCGACCATCGCCGCCTTCGCGCGGGTCGACCGTCGCGCGGCCGCCCTGCTCGTGCCCTATCTCGCGTGGGTCACCTTCGCCGCCGTCCTCAACTACTCGATCTGGGCGCTCAACTAG
- the truD gene encoding tRNA pseudouridine(13) synthase TruD, which translates to MDERLPAHPVEREVGMEFYASSSDGIDGRIRERDEDFRVREIEDFDTQPVDADPDDYPHLVLRATLRGWDTNDFARRLSDAMGASRERVSWAGTKDKRAVTTQLFSVMKADPDALPEIRDAEIEVVGRAGRSIEFGDLAGNAFEIRVRDADPGGVEAITGELREFGGASIGVPNYFGQQRFGSRRPVTHRVGIAVARGDWRGAVVEYLGNPRDAEPDDTRAARGYVDDTGDWQGALERFPRKLGFERSMLHRLVEDGAQDEEDFRAALEAVPTNLQRLFVNAAQSYLFNRIVSERLDRGLPFDRAVAGDVVCFADADAPEGFTRPDMGRTQRVTEKRVETVNRHGERGRAFVTAPLVGTATELGEGEPGEIERDVLSREGIEPADFDLPGEFGSTGTRRAILVTTDLAIGRDPLTFDFSLPSGSYATVLLREYLKCDPRDLG; encoded by the coding sequence ATGGACGAGCGCCTCCCTGCCCACCCGGTCGAGCGCGAGGTCGGCATGGAGTTCTACGCCAGCAGTTCGGACGGGATCGACGGGCGGATCCGCGAGCGGGACGAGGACTTCCGGGTCCGCGAGATCGAGGACTTCGATACCCAACCGGTCGACGCCGACCCCGACGACTACCCGCACCTCGTGCTCCGGGCCACCCTCCGGGGCTGGGACACCAACGACTTCGCCCGTCGGCTCTCGGACGCGATGGGGGCCAGCCGCGAGCGCGTCTCGTGGGCCGGGACGAAGGACAAGCGGGCCGTGACCACGCAACTGTTCAGCGTGATGAAGGCCGACCCCGACGCGCTTCCCGAGATCCGCGACGCGGAGATCGAGGTCGTCGGGCGGGCCGGACGGTCGATCGAGTTCGGCGATCTGGCGGGCAACGCCTTCGAGATCCGGGTTCGGGACGCCGACCCCGGCGGAGTCGAGGCGATCACGGGGGAACTTCGTGAGTTCGGCGGCGCTTCCATCGGGGTTCCGAACTACTTCGGCCAGCAGCGCTTCGGCAGTCGGCGCCCGGTCACCCATCGGGTGGGGATCGCCGTCGCCCGCGGTGACTGGCGCGGGGCCGTCGTGGAGTACCTCGGGAACCCCCGCGACGCGGAACCCGATGACACGCGGGCGGCCCGGGGCTACGTGGACGATACCGGGGACTGGCAGGGCGCGCTCGAACGCTTCCCCCGGAAACTGGGTTTCGAGCGCTCGATGCTCCATCGGCTCGTCGAGGACGGGGCGCAGGACGAGGAGGACTTCCGGGCCGCGCTCGAAGCCGTTCCAACGAACCTCCAGCGGCTGTTCGTCAACGCCGCCCAATCGTACCTGTTCAACCGGATCGTGAGCGAGCGCCTCGACCGCGGCCTGCCGTTCGACCGCGCGGTCGCGGGCGACGTGGTCTGTTTCGCCGACGCCGACGCCCCCGAGGGTTTCACTCGACCCGACATGGGTCGAACCCAGCGCGTGACCGAAAAGCGCGTCGAGACGGTGAATCGCCACGGCGAGCGCGGGCGGGCGTTCGTCACCGCGCCGCTCGTCGGGACCGCCACCGAACTGGGCGAGGGCGAACCCGGCGAGATCGAGCGCGACGTGCTCTCTCGAGAGGGGATCGAGCCGGCGGATTTCGACCTGCCCGGCGAGTTCGGCTCGACCGGCACCCGGCGTGCGATCCTCGTGACGACCGACCTCGCGATCGGACGCGACCCGCTCACGTTCGACTTCTCCCTGCCCAGCGGCTCGTACGCCACCGTGCTGCTGCGGGAGTACCTGAAGTGCGATCCGCGCGACCTCGGCTGA
- a CDS encoding winged helix-turn-helix domain-containing protein, which translates to MTAGIDNIKFLATSAHRVGVLETLRDGPTDRRELCEATGASSPTVGRVLTDFEERKWLVRDGPAYGLTPLGEYVADRFLALRDAMEVEEKLRDVWQWLPVEMPGFSVDLFADAVVSYPGPGYPYEPVERLGQLIGSTSSLRGFDNIVYKSSNLETACGAVLEGMRFEYVFTPEALEGMFAWNPDRIMEVTACENATVLVHDHLPDGDRCGLGIVDDRAGICCHDAETGALVAVIDTDAPEALDWAISVFEQVRAEAAPVDPTAFESRVPS; encoded by the coding sequence ATGACTGCGGGAATCGACAACATCAAGTTCCTGGCCACGTCGGCCCACCGCGTCGGCGTTCTCGAAACGTTGCGCGACGGACCGACCGACCGTCGAGAGCTGTGCGAGGCCACCGGCGCCTCCTCACCGACCGTCGGACGGGTGCTCACCGACTTCGAGGAGCGTAAGTGGCTCGTCAGAGACGGCCCCGCGTACGGGTTGACCCCCCTCGGCGAGTACGTCGCCGACCGGTTCCTGGCTCTCCGGGACGCGATGGAGGTCGAGGAGAAGCTTCGCGACGTTTGGCAGTGGTTGCCGGTCGAGATGCCGGGGTTCTCCGTCGACCTCTTCGCTGACGCGGTGGTCTCCTATCCCGGGCCAGGGTACCCCTACGAGCCCGTCGAGCGTCTCGGCCAGCTCATCGGGTCGACCTCGTCGTTGCGCGGGTTCGACAACATCGTCTACAAGTCGAGCAACCTCGAGACGGCCTGCGGCGCAGTCCTCGAGGGAATGAGGTTCGAATACGTGTTCACGCCCGAGGCTCTGGAGGGGATGTTCGCCTGGAACCCGGACCGGATCATGGAGGTCACCGCCTGCGAGAACGCGACCGTCCTCGTCCACGATCACCTCCCCGACGGCGACCGCTGCGGCCTCGGAATCGTGGACGACCGGGCCGGCATCTGCTGCCACGACGCCGAGACCGGGGCGCTCGTGGCGGTCATCGACACGGACGCCCCGGAGGCCCTCGACTGGGCCATCTCGGTCTTCGAGCAGGTTCGCGCAGAGGCGGCCCCGGTAGACCCCACCGCCTTCGAGTCCCGCGTGCCGTCGTAA